The proteins below come from a single Brevinematia bacterium genomic window:
- a CDS encoding SDR family oxidoreductase: MLKSGRRFWDRLPSRALGKPEDIGKVVLALVSDLFSYVHGAVIPVDGGFLSA, from the coding sequence ATACTGAAGTCAGGTCGTAGGTTCTGGGATAGACTTCCATCAAGGGCTCTAGGTAAACCTGAGGATATTGGTAAAGTGGTATTAGCATTGGTTAGTGATCTATTTTCGTATGTTCATGGGGCGGTCATACCTGTGGATGGTGGTTTCTTATCAGCGTAA